A window of Parambassis ranga chromosome 10, fParRan2.1, whole genome shotgun sequence contains these coding sequences:
- the ccdc142 gene encoding uncharacterized protein ccdc142 isoform X4, with translation MVTENQKTKGHWSQRSISQSLQRAEVLLRNTFNPNMRWLFHVRSQDKEEDNFVIAHNLVSRSSARLLHLQQALLTVASQSQLGEAHMESSQGHYRNLWKLLEQRSLLLFIHEYTRRAHLTAAYSSRVRHLLAHQLKKSHLAHKQTPSSFRVGLCSLSQELRVHLSHWHCLFSKVQSDHYLRPGLVQRTGLLIEVKQTLDLLALQASVLMEHYVYAVLTAIAQTELDTVQREVLEDILTGAELYNQAVEEHRLQHSVTELRTVVLQQAHYSLLDSCLPAIKRTYPSAFSVKELMLILAVYHTESAARQLQHWVSGQSQSCQAHTYLSSPNHTFHKTTDYVPGCHAVSNVLKNHHVLAKPLSVQHRVEGCQTNAEAVELSRVCQLEHTSVKLIFKALVSSSDMLASLISHTCTPEEEVEKLLTATGTDLLNGNSDMEMLYLPVINTAGSVELDSTKRGQNIEGTEPELTELEITRPDATESLGSQNDGDPVNKEIVGAGGATVEPHCVHLPHSVQWLDLGQSFVFSDLLTQYRTLLWSLSRQALRLTLHVPQTGKTTESINLQNSHRHFHILHKIIHATEAGLVPDECKAMLEASALHLLLTTACVYWDRVVCQSLGSALKDKCIISKQDGRTIMSLTMEHFLLLPHPLLSALCYFQSNYKTSGSFSLLLQRRMVSLVLASVHLPAVWIMSKAYQFLSSWSLNKFLLITQGDLKMLKESVKMLPCQIESLVNSYSGHNSTLHKHNQLLLRQQLEALDKAVSELQTFASLMLKTFSSDCKRKSGEIFERTMPSAVQWRPRHKTDFPSSPNEYAYLAAQTVIGQVLEAVAPLTDDARVQALSITMTAFMEAWMEHILKHQIKFSVLGALQLKQDFDFIRQMIQSDEYGLSAELHQQLLSLRVFQQVDSDMSAAAASS, from the exons ATGGTGACAGAAAATCAGAAAACAAAGG GTCACTGGTCACAGAGGTCCATCTCCCAATCCTTGCAGCGAGCTGAGGTTTTACTCAGAAATACTTTTAATCCCAATATGAGGTGGTTGTTTCATGTCCGCAGTCAAGATAAGGAAGAGGACAACTTTGTGATTGCTCATAACCTGGTATCCCGTTCTTCTGCACGTCTTCTGCATCTGCAACAAGCACTGCTGACTGTGGCTTCTCAGTCTCAGCTTGGTGAAGCACACATGGAGTCTTCCCAG GGCCACTACAGAAATCTCTGGAAGCTCTTGGAGCAGAGATCCTTGTTGCTCTTTATACACGAGTACACCAGAAGGGCTCATTTAACAGCAGCCTACAGTTCTAGAGTAAGACACCTGCTGGCACACCAGTTGAAGAAATCCCACCTGGCACACAAGCAG ACCCCATCGTCATTCAGGGTTGGACTGTGTTCACTGAGTCAGGAGCTACGGGTCCATCTAAGCCACTGGCATTGTCTGTTTTCCAAAGTCCAGTCTGACCACTATCTGAGACCTGGTCTTGTTCAGCGGACGGGGCTGCTAATAGAAGTCAAACAGACTCTGGACTTACTTGCTTTGCAGGCGTCGGTTTTGATGGAGCATTATGTGTATGCAGTTCTTACTGCCATAGCCCAAACTGAATTAGACACTGTACAAAGAGAAGTTCTCGAGGATATTTTAACAGGTGCCGAGCTCTACAACCAAGCCGTAGAGGAGCACAGGCTTCAGCACAGTGTCACAGAGCTGAGGACTGTGGTTTTGCAGCAGGCACATTATTCCCTATTAGATTCTTGTCTTCCAGCCATAAAAAGGACTTACCCATCTGCCTTCTCAGTCAAAGAGTTGATGTTGATTCTAGCAGTGTATCACACAGAATCTGCAGCcagacagctgcagcactgGGTTTCTGGGCAGAGTCAGAGCTGTCAGGCCCACACATATTTGTCATCTCCCAACCACACCTTCCATAAAACTACTGATTATGTCCCTGGCTGTCACGCAGTCAGTAATGTCTTGAAAAACCACCATGTTTTAGCCAAGCCCCTGTCTGTCCAGCACAGAGTGGAGGGCTGCCAGACCAATGCAGAAGCAGTGGAACTATCAAGGGTTTGCCAACTGGAACATACCTCAGTGAAGCTAATTTTTAAGGCGCTTGTGTCCTCCAGTGACATGCTGGCTTCACTGATTTCACATACATGTACCCCAGAGGAAGAGGTTGAAAAGCTGCTTACGGCTACAGGAACGGACCTGTTGAATGGAAATTCTGACATGGAGATGTTATATCTTCCAGTCATTAATACAGCTGGTTCAGTGGAACTGGATTCAACCAAAAGAGGCCAGAATATTGAGGGAACTGAGCCGGAACTAACTGAGCTGGAAATAACAAGGCCAGATGCTACTGAAAG CTTAGGTTCCCAAAACGATGGCGACCCAGTCAACAAGGAGATTGTAGGAGCAGGAGGTGCAACAGTGGAGCCACATTGTGTTCACCTGCCTCACTCTGTACAGTGGCTGGACCTTGGTCAGTCGTTTGTGTTTTCAGATCTGCTTACACAGTATCGCACCCTGCTGTGGTCTCTGAGCAGACAAGCCCTGCGGCTGACACTCCATGTGCCACAAACAGGAAAAACCACAGAAAGCATCAACCTCcaaaacagccacagacactTCCACATCCTGCACAAGATCATTCATGCCACAGAGGCAG GTCTGGTTCCAGATGAGTGCAAAGCCATGCTAGAGGCCTCCGCCCTGCATCTGTTACTCACTACAGCATGTGTTTACTGGGACCGtg tGGTATGCCAAAGTTTAGGTTCAGCTTTGAAAGATAAGTGTATTATATCTAAACAAGATGGACGTACGATAATGTCACTGACCATGGAACACTTTCTACTGCTGCCCCACCCTCTCCTGTCAGCTCTCTGCTACTTTCAGTCTAACTACAAAACCTCAG GTTCTTTTAGCCTCCTCCTACAGAGACGTATGGTTAGCCTGGTGTTAGCATCAGTGCACCTGCCTGCAGTCTGGATCATGTCCAAGGCTTATCAGTTTCTCTCCTCATGGAGCCTCAATAAGTTCCTGCTCATCACTCAGGGGGATCTCAAA aTGCTCAAGGAGTCAGTAAAGATGCTGCCATGTCAGATTGAGTCCCTGGTAAATTCATACAGCGGCCATAATTCCACTCTGCATAAACACAACCAGCTTTTGCTGAGGCAGCAGCTTGAAGCCCTGGACAAAgctgtgtctgagctgcag ACCTTTGCTTCTCTGATGCTGAAGACCTTCTCCAGTGACTGCAAGCGAAAGTCAGGAGAGATCTTTGAGCGGACCATGCCTTCTGCTGTGCAATGGAGACCCCGCCACAAGACAG ATTTTCCCAGCAGTCCCAACGAGTATGCATATCTGGCTGCCCAAACTGTAATTGGTCAGGTCTTGGAGGCTGTGGCACCATTGACCGATGATGCCCGAGTCCAAGCACTGAGCATAACCATGACAGCTTTCATGGAGGCATGGATGGAACACATCCTTAAACATCAGATCAAattcag tGTGCTGGGAGCTCTTCAACTGAAGCAGGACTTTGACTTTATCAGACAGATGATTCAATCAGATGAATATGGCCTGTCAGCTGAACTCCACCAACAACTACTTAGCCTCCG GGTTTTTCAGCAAGTGGACAGTGATatgtctgctgcagcagcctcaAGCTAA
- the ccdc142 gene encoding uncharacterized protein ccdc142 isoform X5 has protein sequence MDLSRARTLKDPDGKTNVSADWEDFELFCSETEQRRCSSCMVTENQKTKGHWSQRSISQSLQRAEVLLRNTFNPNMRWLFHVRSQDKEEDNFVIAHNLVSRSSARLLHLQQALLTVASQSQLGEAHMESSQGHYRNLWKLLEQRSLLLFIHEYTRRAHLTAAYSSRVRHLLAHQLKKSHLAHKQTPSSFRVGLCSLSQELRVHLSHWHCLFSKVQSDHYLRPGLVQRTGLLIEVKQTLDLLALQASVLMEHYVYAVLTAIAQTELDTVQREVLEDILTGAELYNQAVEEHRLQHSVTELRTVVLQQAHYSLLDSCLPAIKRTYPSAFSVKELMLILAVYHTESAARQLQHWVSGQSQSCQAHTYLSSPNHTFHKTTDYVPGCHAVSNVLKNHHVLAKPLSVQHRVEGCQTNAEAVELSRVCQLEHTSVKLIFKALVSSSDMLASLISHTCTPEEEVEKLLTATGTDLLNGNSDMEMLYLPVINTAGSVELDSTKRGQNIEGTEPELTELEITRPDATESLGSQNDGDPVNKEIVGAGGATVEPHCVHLPHSVQWLDLGQSFVFSDLLTQYRTLLWSLSRQALRLTLHVPQTGKTTESINLQNSHRHFHILHKIIHATEAGLVPDECKAMLEASALHLLLTTACVYWDRVVCQSLGSALKDKCIISKQDGRTIMSLTMEHFLLLPHPLLSALCYFQSNYKTSGSFSLLLQRRMVSLVLASVHLPAVWIMSKAYQFLSSWSLNKFLLITQGDLKMLKESVKMLPCQIESLVNSYSGHNSTLHKHNQLLLRQQLEALDKAVSELQTFASLMLKTFSSDCKRKSGEIFERTMPSAVQWRPRHKTVTADKSSTTLRKEPIPQPRTAVFLQVLCISTQPTAFSTASGMSVNV, from the exons ATGGATCTAAGCAGGGCACGGACATTGAAAGATCCCGATGGTAAAACGAATGTGTCAGCAG ACTGGGAGGATTTTGAGTTGTTCTGCTCAGAAACGGAGCAG AGAAGATGCAGTTCCTGCATGGTGACAGAAAATCAGAAAACAAAGG GTCACTGGTCACAGAGGTCCATCTCCCAATCCTTGCAGCGAGCTGAGGTTTTACTCAGAAATACTTTTAATCCCAATATGAGGTGGTTGTTTCATGTCCGCAGTCAAGATAAGGAAGAGGACAACTTTGTGATTGCTCATAACCTGGTATCCCGTTCTTCTGCACGTCTTCTGCATCTGCAACAAGCACTGCTGACTGTGGCTTCTCAGTCTCAGCTTGGTGAAGCACACATGGAGTCTTCCCAG GGCCACTACAGAAATCTCTGGAAGCTCTTGGAGCAGAGATCCTTGTTGCTCTTTATACACGAGTACACCAGAAGGGCTCATTTAACAGCAGCCTACAGTTCTAGAGTAAGACACCTGCTGGCACACCAGTTGAAGAAATCCCACCTGGCACACAAGCAG ACCCCATCGTCATTCAGGGTTGGACTGTGTTCACTGAGTCAGGAGCTACGGGTCCATCTAAGCCACTGGCATTGTCTGTTTTCCAAAGTCCAGTCTGACCACTATCTGAGACCTGGTCTTGTTCAGCGGACGGGGCTGCTAATAGAAGTCAAACAGACTCTGGACTTACTTGCTTTGCAGGCGTCGGTTTTGATGGAGCATTATGTGTATGCAGTTCTTACTGCCATAGCCCAAACTGAATTAGACACTGTACAAAGAGAAGTTCTCGAGGATATTTTAACAGGTGCCGAGCTCTACAACCAAGCCGTAGAGGAGCACAGGCTTCAGCACAGTGTCACAGAGCTGAGGACTGTGGTTTTGCAGCAGGCACATTATTCCCTATTAGATTCTTGTCTTCCAGCCATAAAAAGGACTTACCCATCTGCCTTCTCAGTCAAAGAGTTGATGTTGATTCTAGCAGTGTATCACACAGAATCTGCAGCcagacagctgcagcactgGGTTTCTGGGCAGAGTCAGAGCTGTCAGGCCCACACATATTTGTCATCTCCCAACCACACCTTCCATAAAACTACTGATTATGTCCCTGGCTGTCACGCAGTCAGTAATGTCTTGAAAAACCACCATGTTTTAGCCAAGCCCCTGTCTGTCCAGCACAGAGTGGAGGGCTGCCAGACCAATGCAGAAGCAGTGGAACTATCAAGGGTTTGCCAACTGGAACATACCTCAGTGAAGCTAATTTTTAAGGCGCTTGTGTCCTCCAGTGACATGCTGGCTTCACTGATTTCACATACATGTACCCCAGAGGAAGAGGTTGAAAAGCTGCTTACGGCTACAGGAACGGACCTGTTGAATGGAAATTCTGACATGGAGATGTTATATCTTCCAGTCATTAATACAGCTGGTTCAGTGGAACTGGATTCAACCAAAAGAGGCCAGAATATTGAGGGAACTGAGCCGGAACTAACTGAGCTGGAAATAACAAGGCCAGATGCTACTGAAAG CTTAGGTTCCCAAAACGATGGCGACCCAGTCAACAAGGAGATTGTAGGAGCAGGAGGTGCAACAGTGGAGCCACATTGTGTTCACCTGCCTCACTCTGTACAGTGGCTGGACCTTGGTCAGTCGTTTGTGTTTTCAGATCTGCTTACACAGTATCGCACCCTGCTGTGGTCTCTGAGCAGACAAGCCCTGCGGCTGACACTCCATGTGCCACAAACAGGAAAAACCACAGAAAGCATCAACCTCcaaaacagccacagacactTCCACATCCTGCACAAGATCATTCATGCCACAGAGGCAG GTCTGGTTCCAGATGAGTGCAAAGCCATGCTAGAGGCCTCCGCCCTGCATCTGTTACTCACTACAGCATGTGTTTACTGGGACCGtg tGGTATGCCAAAGTTTAGGTTCAGCTTTGAAAGATAAGTGTATTATATCTAAACAAGATGGACGTACGATAATGTCACTGACCATGGAACACTTTCTACTGCTGCCCCACCCTCTCCTGTCAGCTCTCTGCTACTTTCAGTCTAACTACAAAACCTCAG GTTCTTTTAGCCTCCTCCTACAGAGACGTATGGTTAGCCTGGTGTTAGCATCAGTGCACCTGCCTGCAGTCTGGATCATGTCCAAGGCTTATCAGTTTCTCTCCTCATGGAGCCTCAATAAGTTCCTGCTCATCACTCAGGGGGATCTCAAA aTGCTCAAGGAGTCAGTAAAGATGCTGCCATGTCAGATTGAGTCCCTGGTAAATTCATACAGCGGCCATAATTCCACTCTGCATAAACACAACCAGCTTTTGCTGAGGCAGCAGCTTGAAGCCCTGGACAAAgctgtgtctgagctgcag ACCTTTGCTTCTCTGATGCTGAAGACCTTCTCCAGTGACTGCAAGCGAAAGTCAGGAGAGATCTTTGAGCGGACCATGCCTTCTGCTGTGCAATGGAGACCCCGCCACAAGACAG TAACTGCTGATAAATCCTCTACAACACTTCGAAAGGAACCCATTCCTCAACCTAGAACAGCAGTTTTCCTGCAGGTACTGTGCATTTCTACACAACCTACAGCCTTCAGCACAGCATCGGGAATGTCAGTAAATGTTTAA